In Gossypium hirsutum isolate 1008001.06 chromosome D06, Gossypium_hirsutum_v2.1, whole genome shotgun sequence, one genomic interval encodes:
- the LOC107899956 gene encoding CENP-B homolog protein 1-like codes for MASHLKGVKKSTLTDEMRKTLCEYKNEHPSSSQKDLQQWVQQTFDLSISQSTISNTLKRSSEYLSKDINNSNVKMHKLAKYLKLEKVLYEWFLQYQEKVNMTGEMIQTKTKEFLQKMYGDANSEFNFLISWLEWFKARHGIKSYRRFGESGSVVMENIEDALPQIKAKLENFDWKDIYNNMDETSIFYRLQADHSLATKQLE; via the coding sequence ATGGCTTCCCATTTGAAAGGTGTAAAAAAGTCTACATTGACAGATGAGATGAGAAAAACATTATGTGAGTACAAAAATGAGCATCCCTCTTCAAGTCAAAAAGATTTGCAACAGTGGGTTCAACAAACATTTGATCTCTCTATCAGCCAATCAACAATATCAAATACTCTTAAAAGATCATCTGAATATTTGTCAAAAGATATAAATAATAGCAATGTTAAAATGCACAAATTAGCCAAATATCTCAAATTAGAGAAGGTATTGTATGAGTGGTTTCTCCAATATCAAGAGAAAGTAAACATGACTGGAGAAATGATTCAAACTAAAACAAAAGAGTTTCTGCAGAAAATGTATGGTGATGCAAATTCCGAATTTAACTTCTTAATTAGTTGGCTAGAATGGTTCAAGGCAAGACATGGGATTAAGTCTTATAGAAGATTTGGTGAAAGTGGTTCAGTTGTTATGGAAAATATTGAAGATGCTTTACCTCAAATAAAAgctaaattggaaaattttgattGGAAGGATATCTATAATAATATGGATGAAACAAGCATATTTTATCGTTTGCAAGCAGATCATTCACTGGCTACAAAGCAATTAGAATGA
- the LOC107901105 gene encoding CRM-domain containing factor CFM3, chloroplastic/mitochondrial isoform X1: protein MALSPFPVTHQACPLSSSHSLYYLILQTKTHNNSFRALKFKSYCVSHQTVKVGIDISKKKRKPKPSFLDQIKDKWSQKPIISTREKLPWQEKEELEEQEEVEKEQTFEATASETESDEDPRVEVSDPVSIPLPSQVIAAPWSHGRKFNEPHFDFVPESPEFESQIEVSFANEKPIDFVGDRIEKPELLDEEISFNKQKPILSAHKKIAAVEGINEVVSSRQNLEVSTSGSNEGGSIEGDGKRGKKKSNTEMAERMIPEHELRRLRNIALRMVERTKVGAAGITQALVEHIHERWKLDEVIKLKFEEPLSLNMKRTHEVLEKRTGGLVIWRSGGSVVLYRGLAYKLHCVQSYSGQDQADTSALDVLTTNTETMVVKDSVRTEFMLSSLEYLKDLSKEELMDLCELNHLLDELGPRYKDWSGREPLPVDADLLPPVVPGYQLPFRRLPYGVRHCLKDREMTTFRRLARSMPPHFALGRNRELQGLAQAIVKLWERTAIAKIAVKRGVENTRNERMAEELKRLTGGTLLSRNKEFIVFYRGNDFLPPVVTNTLKEMQKSRNLRQEEEEEARGRALALVGSNVKASTLPLVAGTLAETTAATSRWGHQPSPDEVEEMKRNSALTQQASLVRHLEKKLAHAKGKLTKANKALAEVQEHLDPRDLPTDLETLSEEERILFRKIGLSMKPYLLLGKRGVYDGTIENMHLHWKYRELVKILVKRESLAQVKHIAISLEAESGGVLVSLDKTTKGYAIIIYRGKNYLRPLEMRPKNLLTKRQALARSVELQRCEALKHHISDLLEKIELMKSELEEMKAGNEVGAVNTPHSRLNEALLSDEDIEEEDWEDEYMESYGSSNDNDDDDDQQKERPV, encoded by the exons ATGGCGCTCTCACCATTTCCTGTAACTCATCAAGCTTGCCCATTATCATCTTCACATtctctttattatcttattttgcaAACCAAGACCCACAATAACAGTTTCAGAGcactcaaattcaaatcttattGTGTTTCTCATCAAACAGTAAAGGTTGGTATTGATATAAGTAAGAAGAAGAGGAAGCCCAAGCCAAGTTTTTTGGACCAAATTAAGGATAAATGGTCTCAAAAACCAATCATTTCCACTAGAGAGAAATTGCCATGGCAAGAAAAAGAGGAACTTGAAGAACAAGAAGAAGTTGAAAAAGAGCAGACTTTTGAGGCGACCGCATCTGAGACAGAAAGTGATGAAGACCCACGAGTGGAAGTGAGTGACCCAGTGAGTATTCCTTTGCCGAGTCAGGTAATTGCTGCTCCTTGGTCTCATGGACGCAAATTTAATGAACCCCATTTTGATTTTGTTCCTGAAAGTCCAGAATTTGAGTCTCAAATAGAAGTTAGTTTTGCTAATGAGAAACCAATTGATTTCGTTGGCGACCGAATTGAAAAACCCGAACTTTTAGATGAGGAAATTAGTTTTAATAAGCAAAAGCCTATATTATCAGCACACAAAAAGATTGCAGCTGTTGAGGGCATAAATGAGGTAGTTTCCTCCAGGCAGAATTTGGAGGTTTCTACTAGTGGTAGTAACGAGGGTGGTTCAATTGAAGGAGATGGCAAGAGGGGTAAGAAGAAGAGCAACACAGAGATGGCAGAGAGGATGATACCTGAGCATGAATTGCGGAGGCTAAGGAATATTGCGCTGAGGATGGTGGAGAGGACTAAAGTTGGAGCTGCAGGTATCACACAGGCGTTAGTTGAGCACATTCATGAGAGATGGAAGTTGGATGAGGTGATCAAGTTGAAGTTTGAAGAGCCTCTTTCTCTTAACATGAAACGTACACACGAGGTTTTGGAG AAAAGAACTGGAGGGTTGGTTATATGGAGATCAGGTGGCTCAGTGGTGTTATATAGGGGCCTGGCCTACAAGCTTCACTGTGTTCAATCGTATTCCGGGCAGGATCAGGCTGATACAAGTGCTTTGGATGTTTTAACTACTAACACAGAAACTATGGTAGTTAAGGACTCTGTTAGGACCGAGTTCATGCTTTCTTCTTTGGAATATTTGAAGGATCTATCTAAAGAAGAGCTCATGGATTTGTGTGAACTCAACCATTTGTTAGATGAACTAGGTCCACGATATAAAGATTGGTCAGGTCGAGAACCGTTGCCTGTTGATGCGGACTTGCTTCCACCTGTTGTTCCTGGGTATCAACTCCCATTCAGACGCCTTCCTTATGGGGTAAGACATTGTTTGAAGGATCGTGAAATGACTACTTTCCGTAGACTTGCGAGGTCAATGCCTCCTCATTTTGCCTTAG GAAGAAATAGGGAACTGCAAGGTTTGGCACAGGCTATTGTGAAGTTATGGGAAAGAACTGCAATTGCTAAGATAGCCGTTAAACGTGGAGtagaaaatacacgcaatgaaaGAATGGCTGAAGAGCTTAAG CGATTGACAGGGGGGACATTGCTTTCCAGAAACAAGGAATTTATTGTATTTTACAGAGGCAATGATTTCTTGCCACCTGTTGTAACAAATACATTGAAAGAGATGCAAAAGTCAAGAAATCTTCGGCAGGAGGAGGAAGAGGAAGCACGAGGGAGGGCCCTAGCCTTGGTTGGATCTAATGTAAAAGCTTCTACACTTCCTTTGGTTGCCGGCACTCTCGCAGAAACCACTGCTGCAACCTCTCGCTGGGGGCACCAACCAAGCCCCGATGAAGTGGAGGAAATGAAGAGAAATTCAGCATTGACTCAACAGGCTTCACTAGTCAGACATCTTGAGAAGAAACTAGCTCAT GCTAAAGGGAAGTTGACAAAGGCCAATAAAGCTTTAGCTGAAGTGCAGGAGCATCTTGATCCCAGAGATCTCCCAACTGATTTGGAAACATTGAGTGAAGAGGAGAGAATTTTATTCCGTAAGATTGGTCTGAGTATGAAACCCTACTTGCTTTTGG GAAAACGAGGAGTTTATGATGGTACAATAGAAAACATGCACCTCCATTGGAAATACCGAGAGTTGGTAAAGATACTTGTGAAAAGAGAAAGTTTGGCCCAAGTGAAGCATATTGCAATTTCATTGGAGGCTGAGAGTGGTGGGGTGCTAGTATCTTTAGATAAAACTACTAAAGGCTATGCTATTATAATCTATCGAGGAAAAAACTACTTGCGTCCTCTTGAAATGAGGCCAAAGAATTTATTGACAAAAAGGCAGGCATTAGCTCGATCAGTTGAACTTCAGAGATGTGAG GCACTGAAGCATCACATCTCAGACTTACTGGAAAAAATCGAGCTAATGAAATCAGAGCTG GAAGAAATGAAAGCTGGGAATGAGGTTGGTGCCGTAAATACTCCGCACTCAAGGTTGAATGAAGCTCTACTTTCTGATGAGGATATTGAAGAG GAAGACTGGGAAGATGAGTATATGGAATCATATGGCAGCAGcaatgataatgatgatgatgatgatcagCAAAAGGAAAGACCAGTTTAG
- the LOC107901110 gene encoding cytokinin dehydrogenase 3 has translation MAVALPSFLTAIMIMSRLMAFIGITRNNDMSSKLQSLVIAPKLSYDPSAIESASQDFGHIVKAVPQAVLLPSSPWDIASLVNFSYSNSVPFIIAARGNSHSVNGQAMAKNGVVIDMTSMKNGNGTGIRIASDGSYADVGGQQFWIDVLNATLGLGLTPVSWTDSLYLTVGGTLSNAGISGQTFQYGPQISNVYEIDVITGTADFVTCSPNNNSDLFYAALGGLGQFGIITRARIPLEPAPKRVKWVRMLYTDFSDFTRDQELLISKNGRNDNKALNYLEGSLLLDQGSLDNWRSSFFQPQDQPKIISLITKFRIVYCLEIVKHYDGQTKTTVDKDLQQLLKGLSYLPGFMFEKDAKYEEFLNRVHSEELKLKAKGLWDVPHPWLNLFIPKSKISDFNDGVFKSIVLQRNITTGPVLVYPMNRKKWDDRMSAVIPDEEIFYTVGLLQSSGFDDWRTFEDQNKEILQFCEKAGIKVKQYLPHYTTKEGWVNHFGSKWSTFQKRKLQFDPKLLLSPGQRIFNNNE, from the exons atggctGTCGCTTTGCCATCATTTCTCACAGCTATAATGATTATGAGCCGTTTGATGGCCTTCATAGGGATAACAAGGAATAATGATATGTCCTCTAAGCTCCAATCCCTTGTTATTGCACCCAAACTCTCTTATGATCCTTCAGCCATTGAATCAGCCTCTCAAGATTTTGGTCACATAGTAAAAGCCGTTCCCCAAGCTGTTTTGCTCCCTTCTTCCCCTTGGGACATTGCTTCCCTTGTAAATTTCAGTTACAGTAATTCGGTTCCTTTCATAATAGCAGCCAGAGGGAACAGCCACTCCGTCAATGGCCAAGCCATGGCAAAAAACGGGGTCGTTATTGACATGACGTCAATGAAGAACGGGAATGGAACCGGAATCAGAATCGCGAGTGACGGGTCTTATGCGGATGTTGGCGGCCAACAGTTTTGGATTGACGTGCTGAATGCGACATTGGGACTTGGGCTTACGCCCGTTTCCTGGACAGATTCTTTGTACTTAACCGTAGGTGGAACGCTCTCCAATGCCGGAATCAGTGGACAAACCTTTCAATACGGTCCTCAGATCAGTAACGTTTATGAAATAGATGTTATAACAG GCACAGCTGATTTTGTGACTTGCTCTCCAAACAACAACTCCGATCTCTTCTATGCTGCTCTTGGAGGTTTAGGCCAGTTTGGTATAATAACAAGAGCTAGGATTCCACTTGAGCCAGCACCAAAACgg GTTAAGTGGGTACGAATGTTGTACACTGATTTCTCAGATTTTACTAGAGACCAAGAGCTTTTGATCTCCAAGAATGGAAGGAATGACAATAAAGCACTAAATTATTTGGAAGGTTCACTTCTACTGGATCAAGGTTCTTTAGATAACTGGAGATCCTCCTTTTTCCAACCCCAAGATCAACCCAAAATTATCTCCTTGATAACCAAATTTCGCATTGTTTACTGTCTTGAAATTGTCAAGCACTATGATGGTCAAACCAAAACCACTGTGGACAAG GATCTGCAGCAGCTTCTGAAAGGCTTGAGCTACTTGCCTGGATTTATGTTCGAAAAAGATGCCAAATATGAAGAGTTCTTGAATAGAGTCCATAGTGAAGAGCTGAAGCTTAAAGCAAAAGGACTATGGGATGTTCCACATCCATGGTTGAATCTTTTTATACCCAAGTCCAAGATATCAGATTTCAATGATGGTGTTTTCAAGAGCATTGTCCTTCAAAGAAACATTACTACTGGACCCGTCCTTGTTTACCCCATGAACAGAAAAAA ATGGGATGATAGGATGTCAGCTGTTATACCAGATGAAGAAATTTTCTACACAGTGGGGTTATTGCAATCAAGTGGATTTGATGATTGGAGAACTTTTGAGGATCAAAATAAGGAAATATTGCAGTTTTGTGAAAAGGCTGGCATCAAGGTTAAGCAGTATCTTCCTCACTACACAACTAAGGAAGGTTGGGTCAATCACTTTGGCTCAAAATGGAGCACTTTTCAGAAGAGAAAACTTCAGTTTGATCCGAAATTGTTATTATCTCCAGGGCAGAGAATTTTCAATAACAATGAATAA
- the LOC107901105 gene encoding CRM-domain containing factor CFM3A, chloroplastic/mitochondrial isoform X3 gives MALSPFPVTHQACPLSSSHSLYYLILQTKTHNNSFRALKFKSYCVSHQTVKVGIDISKKKRKPKPSFLDQIKDKWSQKPIISTREKLPWQEKEELEEQEEVEKEQTFEATASETESDEDPRVEVSDPVSIPLPSQVIAAPWSHGRKFNEPHFDFVPESPEFESQIEVSFANEKPIDFVGDRIEKPELLDEEISFNKQKPILSAHKKIAAVEGINEVVSSRQNLEVSTSGSNEGGSIEGDGKRGKKKSNTEMAERMIPEHELRRLRNIALRMVERTKVGAAGITQALVEHIHERWKLDEVIKLKFEEPLSLNMKRTHEVLEKRTGGLVIWRSGGSVVLYRGLAYKLHCVQSYSGQDQADTSALDVLTTNTETMVVKDSVRTEFMLSSLEYLKDLSKEELMDLCELNHLLDELGPRYKDWSGREPLPVDADLLPPVVPGYQLPFRRLPYGVRHCLKDREMTTFRRLARSMPPHFALGRNRELQGLAQAIVKLWERTAIAKIAVKRGVENTRNERMAEELKRLTGGTLLSRNKEFIVFYRGNDFLPPVVTNTLKEMQKSRNLRQEEEEEARGRALALVGSNVKASTLPLVAGTLAETTAATSRWGHQPSPDEVEEMKRNSALTQQASLVRHLEKKLAHAKGKLTKANKALAEVQEHLDPRDLPTDLETLSEEERILFRKIGLSMKPYLLLGKRGVYDGTIENMHLHWKYRELVKILVKRESLAQVKHIAISLEAESGGVLVSLDKTTKGYAIIIYRGKNYLRPLEMRPKNLLTKRQALARSVELQRCEALKHHISDLLEKIELMKSELK, from the exons ATGGCGCTCTCACCATTTCCTGTAACTCATCAAGCTTGCCCATTATCATCTTCACATtctctttattatcttattttgcaAACCAAGACCCACAATAACAGTTTCAGAGcactcaaattcaaatcttattGTGTTTCTCATCAAACAGTAAAGGTTGGTATTGATATAAGTAAGAAGAAGAGGAAGCCCAAGCCAAGTTTTTTGGACCAAATTAAGGATAAATGGTCTCAAAAACCAATCATTTCCACTAGAGAGAAATTGCCATGGCAAGAAAAAGAGGAACTTGAAGAACAAGAAGAAGTTGAAAAAGAGCAGACTTTTGAGGCGACCGCATCTGAGACAGAAAGTGATGAAGACCCACGAGTGGAAGTGAGTGACCCAGTGAGTATTCCTTTGCCGAGTCAGGTAATTGCTGCTCCTTGGTCTCATGGACGCAAATTTAATGAACCCCATTTTGATTTTGTTCCTGAAAGTCCAGAATTTGAGTCTCAAATAGAAGTTAGTTTTGCTAATGAGAAACCAATTGATTTCGTTGGCGACCGAATTGAAAAACCCGAACTTTTAGATGAGGAAATTAGTTTTAATAAGCAAAAGCCTATATTATCAGCACACAAAAAGATTGCAGCTGTTGAGGGCATAAATGAGGTAGTTTCCTCCAGGCAGAATTTGGAGGTTTCTACTAGTGGTAGTAACGAGGGTGGTTCAATTGAAGGAGATGGCAAGAGGGGTAAGAAGAAGAGCAACACAGAGATGGCAGAGAGGATGATACCTGAGCATGAATTGCGGAGGCTAAGGAATATTGCGCTGAGGATGGTGGAGAGGACTAAAGTTGGAGCTGCAGGTATCACACAGGCGTTAGTTGAGCACATTCATGAGAGATGGAAGTTGGATGAGGTGATCAAGTTGAAGTTTGAAGAGCCTCTTTCTCTTAACATGAAACGTACACACGAGGTTTTGGAG AAAAGAACTGGAGGGTTGGTTATATGGAGATCAGGTGGCTCAGTGGTGTTATATAGGGGCCTGGCCTACAAGCTTCACTGTGTTCAATCGTATTCCGGGCAGGATCAGGCTGATACAAGTGCTTTGGATGTTTTAACTACTAACACAGAAACTATGGTAGTTAAGGACTCTGTTAGGACCGAGTTCATGCTTTCTTCTTTGGAATATTTGAAGGATCTATCTAAAGAAGAGCTCATGGATTTGTGTGAACTCAACCATTTGTTAGATGAACTAGGTCCACGATATAAAGATTGGTCAGGTCGAGAACCGTTGCCTGTTGATGCGGACTTGCTTCCACCTGTTGTTCCTGGGTATCAACTCCCATTCAGACGCCTTCCTTATGGGGTAAGACATTGTTTGAAGGATCGTGAAATGACTACTTTCCGTAGACTTGCGAGGTCAATGCCTCCTCATTTTGCCTTAG GAAGAAATAGGGAACTGCAAGGTTTGGCACAGGCTATTGTGAAGTTATGGGAAAGAACTGCAATTGCTAAGATAGCCGTTAAACGTGGAGtagaaaatacacgcaatgaaaGAATGGCTGAAGAGCTTAAG CGATTGACAGGGGGGACATTGCTTTCCAGAAACAAGGAATTTATTGTATTTTACAGAGGCAATGATTTCTTGCCACCTGTTGTAACAAATACATTGAAAGAGATGCAAAAGTCAAGAAATCTTCGGCAGGAGGAGGAAGAGGAAGCACGAGGGAGGGCCCTAGCCTTGGTTGGATCTAATGTAAAAGCTTCTACACTTCCTTTGGTTGCCGGCACTCTCGCAGAAACCACTGCTGCAACCTCTCGCTGGGGGCACCAACCAAGCCCCGATGAAGTGGAGGAAATGAAGAGAAATTCAGCATTGACTCAACAGGCTTCACTAGTCAGACATCTTGAGAAGAAACTAGCTCAT GCTAAAGGGAAGTTGACAAAGGCCAATAAAGCTTTAGCTGAAGTGCAGGAGCATCTTGATCCCAGAGATCTCCCAACTGATTTGGAAACATTGAGTGAAGAGGAGAGAATTTTATTCCGTAAGATTGGTCTGAGTATGAAACCCTACTTGCTTTTGG GAAAACGAGGAGTTTATGATGGTACAATAGAAAACATGCACCTCCATTGGAAATACCGAGAGTTGGTAAAGATACTTGTGAAAAGAGAAAGTTTGGCCCAAGTGAAGCATATTGCAATTTCATTGGAGGCTGAGAGTGGTGGGGTGCTAGTATCTTTAGATAAAACTACTAAAGGCTATGCTATTATAATCTATCGAGGAAAAAACTACTTGCGTCCTCTTGAAATGAGGCCAAAGAATTTATTGACAAAAAGGCAGGCATTAGCTCGATCAGTTGAACTTCAGAGATGTGAG GCACTGAAGCATCACATCTCAGACTTACTGGAAAAAATCGAGCTAATGAAATCAGAGCTG AAATGA
- the LOC107901105 gene encoding CRM-domain containing factor CFM3, chloroplastic/mitochondrial isoform X2, with protein sequence MALSPFPVTHQACPLSSSHSLYYLILQTKTHNNSFRALKFKSYCVSHQTVKVGIDISKKKRKPKPSFLDQIKDKWSQKPIISTREKLPWQEKEELEEQEEVEKEQTFEATASETESDEDPRVEVSDPVSIPLPSQVIAAPWSHGRKFNEPHFDFVPESPEFESQIEVSFANEKPIDFVGDRIEKPELLDEEISFNKQKPILSAHKKIAAVEGINEVVSSRQNLEVSTSGSNEGGSIEGDGKRGKKKSNTEMAERMIPEHELRRLRNIALRMVERTKVGAAGITQALVEHIHERWKLDEVIKLKFEEPLSLNMKRTHEVLEKRTGGLVIWRSGGSVVLYRGLAYKLHCVQSYSGQDQADTSALDVLTTNTETMVVKDSVRTEFMLSSLEYLKDLSKEELMDLCELNHLLDELGPRYKDWSGREPLPVDADLLPPVVPGYQLPFRRLPYGVRHCLKDREMTTFRRLARSMPPHFALGRNRELQGLAQAIVKLWERTAIAKIAVKRGVENTRNERMAEELKRLTGGTLLSRNKEFIVFYRGNDFLPPVVTNTLKEMQKSRNLRQEEEEEARGRALALVGSNVKASTLPLVAGTLAETTAATSRWGHQPSPDEVEEMKRNSALTQQASLVRHLEKKLAHAKGKLTKANKALAEVQEHLDPRDLPTDLETLSEEERILFRKIGLSMKPYLLLGKRGVYDGTIENMHLHWKYRELVKILVKRESLAQVKHIAISLEAESGGVLVSLDKTTKGYAIIIYRGKNYLRPLEMRPKNLLTKRQALARSVELQRCEALKHHISDLLEKIELMKSELEEMKAGNEVGAVNTPHSRLNEALLSDEDIEEEDWEDEYMESYGSGNDNDDNDDQQKERPV encoded by the exons ATGGCGCTCTCACCATTTCCTGTAACTCATCAAGCTTGCCCATTATCATCTTCACATtctctttattatcttattttgcaAACCAAGACCCACAATAACAGTTTCAGAGcactcaaattcaaatcttattGTGTTTCTCATCAAACAGTAAAGGTTGGTATTGATATAAGTAAGAAGAAGAGGAAGCCCAAGCCAAGTTTTTTGGACCAAATTAAGGATAAATGGTCTCAAAAACCAATCATTTCCACTAGAGAGAAATTGCCATGGCAAGAAAAAGAGGAACTTGAAGAACAAGAAGAAGTTGAAAAAGAGCAGACTTTTGAGGCGACCGCATCTGAGACAGAAAGTGATGAAGACCCACGAGTGGAAGTGAGTGACCCAGTGAGTATTCCTTTGCCGAGTCAGGTAATTGCTGCTCCTTGGTCTCATGGACGCAAATTTAATGAACCCCATTTTGATTTTGTTCCTGAAAGTCCAGAATTTGAGTCTCAAATAGAAGTTAGTTTTGCTAATGAGAAACCAATTGATTTCGTTGGCGACCGAATTGAAAAACCCGAACTTTTAGATGAGGAAATTAGTTTTAATAAGCAAAAGCCTATATTATCAGCACACAAAAAGATTGCAGCTGTTGAGGGCATAAATGAGGTAGTTTCCTCCAGGCAGAATTTGGAGGTTTCTACTAGTGGTAGTAACGAGGGTGGTTCAATTGAAGGAGATGGCAAGAGGGGTAAGAAGAAGAGCAACACAGAGATGGCAGAGAGGATGATACCTGAGCATGAATTGCGGAGGCTAAGGAATATTGCGCTGAGGATGGTGGAGAGGACTAAAGTTGGAGCTGCAGGTATCACACAGGCGTTAGTTGAGCACATTCATGAGAGATGGAAGTTGGATGAGGTGATCAAGTTGAAGTTTGAAGAGCCTCTTTCTCTTAACATGAAACGTACACACGAGGTTTTGGAG AAAAGAACTGGAGGGTTGGTTATATGGAGATCAGGTGGCTCAGTGGTGTTATATAGGGGCCTGGCCTACAAGCTTCACTGTGTTCAATCGTATTCCGGGCAGGATCAGGCTGATACAAGTGCTTTGGATGTTTTAACTACTAACACAGAAACTATGGTAGTTAAGGACTCTGTTAGGACCGAGTTCATGCTTTCTTCTTTGGAATATTTGAAGGATCTATCTAAAGAAGAGCTCATGGATTTGTGTGAACTCAACCATTTGTTAGATGAACTAGGTCCACGATATAAAGATTGGTCAGGTCGAGAACCGTTGCCTGTTGATGCGGACTTGCTTCCACCTGTTGTTCCTGGGTATCAACTCCCATTCAGACGCCTTCCTTATGGGGTAAGACATTGTTTGAAGGATCGTGAAATGACTACTTTCCGTAGACTTGCGAGGTCAATGCCTCCTCATTTTGCCTTAG GAAGAAATAGGGAACTGCAAGGTTTGGCACAGGCTATTGTGAAGTTATGGGAAAGAACTGCAATTGCTAAGATAGCCGTTAAACGTGGAGtagaaaatacacgcaatgaaaGAATGGCTGAAGAGCTTAAG CGATTGACAGGGGGGACATTGCTTTCCAGAAACAAGGAATTTATTGTATTTTACAGAGGCAATGATTTCTTGCCACCTGTTGTAACAAATACATTGAAAGAGATGCAAAAGTCAAGAAATCTTCGGCAGGAGGAGGAAGAGGAAGCACGAGGGAGGGCCCTAGCCTTGGTTGGATCTAATGTAAAAGCTTCTACACTTCCTTTGGTTGCCGGCACTCTCGCAGAAACCACTGCTGCAACCTCTCGCTGGGGGCACCAACCAAGCCCCGATGAAGTGGAGGAAATGAAGAGAAATTCAGCATTGACTCAACAGGCTTCACTAGTCAGACATCTTGAGAAGAAACTAGCTCAT GCTAAAGGGAAGTTGACAAAGGCCAATAAAGCTTTAGCTGAAGTGCAGGAGCATCTTGATCCCAGAGATCTCCCAACTGATTTGGAAACATTGAGTGAAGAGGAGAGAATTTTATTCCGTAAGATTGGTCTGAGTATGAAACCCTACTTGCTTTTGG GAAAACGAGGAGTTTATGATGGTACAATAGAAAACATGCACCTCCATTGGAAATACCGAGAGTTGGTAAAGATACTTGTGAAAAGAGAAAGTTTGGCCCAAGTGAAGCATATTGCAATTTCATTGGAGGCTGAGAGTGGTGGGGTGCTAGTATCTTTAGATAAAACTACTAAAGGCTATGCTATTATAATCTATCGAGGAAAAAACTACTTGCGTCCTCTTGAAATGAGGCCAAAGAATTTATTGACAAAAAGGCAGGCATTAGCTCGATCAGTTGAACTTCAGAGATGTGAG GCACTGAAGCATCACATCTCAGACTTACTGGAAAAAATCGAGCTAATGAAATCAGAGCTG GAAGAAATGAAAGCTGGGAATGAGGTTGGTGCCGTAAATACTCCGCACTCAAGGTTGAATGAAGCTCTACTTTCTGATGAGGATATTGAAGAG GAAGACTGGGAAGATGAGTATATGGAATCATATGGCAGCGGCAATGataatgatgataatgatgatcAGCAAAAGGAAAGACCAGTTTAG